The following proteins come from a genomic window of Larimichthys crocea isolate SSNF chromosome III, L_crocea_2.0, whole genome shotgun sequence:
- the slc25a16 gene encoding solute carrier family 25 member 16, with the protein MTSEAAVSTPPAISSTPAKRDYYWLRSFVAGGVAGCCAKTTIAPLDRVKILLQAQNPHYKHLGVFATLKAVPKKEGFLGLYKGNGAMMVRIFPYGAIQFMAFDSYKKLLSKQIGISGHIHRLMAGSMAGMTAVICTYPLDVIRARLAFQVTGEHRYTGIANAFHTIYLKEGGVSGFYRGLTPTLIGMAPYAGFSFFTFGTLKSLGLKHFPETVGRPSSDNPDVLILKPQVNLLCGGVAGAIAQTISYPLDVARRRMQLGAVLPDSEKCTSLSKTLTYVYNKYGIKKGLYRGLSLNYIRCVPSQAVAFTTYEFMKQVLHLN; encoded by the exons ATGACATCGGAGGCTGCGGTCTCCACACCTCCTGCCATAAGCAGCACCCCTGCCAAGAGGGACTACTACTGGCTTCGCTCCTTTGTAGCTGGAG GTGTAGCAGGATGCTGTGCCAAAACCACCATTGCTCCTCTGGACAGAGTCAAGATTCTTCTTCAAGCCCAGAACCCTCATTACAAACATCTCG GCGTGTTTGCCACTCTCAAAGCTGTCCCAAAGAAAGAAGGCTTCCTTGGCTTGTACAAGGGTAATGGGGCAATGATGGTCAGGATATTTCCTTATGGAGCCATCCAGTTTATGGCCTTTGACAGTTATAAAAAG CTGTTAAGTAAACAGATTGGGATTTCTGGACACATCCACCGCCTCATGGCAGGATCTATGGCAG ggatgACTGCAGTGATATGCACCTACCCTCTGGATGTGATCAGAGCCCGACTGGCCTTCCAGGTGACAGGAGAGCATCGCTACACTGGAATTGCAAATGCCTTCCACACCATCTACCTTAAG gAGGGGGGTGTCTCGGGCTTCTACAGAGGACTTACTCCAACACTGATTGGGATGGCTCCTTATGCAG GTTTCTCATTCTTCACCTTTGGCACGCTGAAGAGCCTCGGCTTGAAGCACTTCCCAGAGACGGTGGGACGCCCCTCCTCAGATAACCCTGACGTCCTCATCCTGAAACCCCAAGTTAACCTGCTCTGCGGAGGAGTTGCTGGAGCCATTGCTCAGACAATCTC GTACCCCTTGGATGTGGCGAGGAGAAGAATGCAGTTAGGAGCTGTGCTTCCTGACTCTGAGAAATGCAC ATCACTGAGCAAGACCCTGACGTATGTATACAACAAGTACGGCATCAAGAAGGGATTGTACCGAGGCCTTTCTCTCAACTACATCCGCTGTGTCCCCTCCCAGGCCGTGGCCTTTACCACCTACGAGTTCATGAAGCAGGTCCTCCACCTGAACTAG